A region of Streptomyces sp. WMMC500 DNA encodes the following proteins:
- a CDS encoding PDZ domain-containing protein: MPRRTATLLASTVTLLAILVAGVFIPVPYAEMSPGPTVNTLGDHDGEPVLQIDDRKTYPTSGNLNMTTVRVTGADYKMNLVEAVYGWLSPDDAVVPHESLYPDDSTAEEVDQQNAEQFTASQESAKVAALEELGIDFTTRVIVASVVAGGAAQGTLHAGDVIKAVDGEPVDGPGDVVELVTSRKPGEKVTFRVVPADKAEKAEKNGEDPRKLPGEEVTVTTRPSDQEPGKAMVGITAGTAHTFPFEIDIKLADVGGPSAGLMFALGIVDKLTKGDLTGGEFVAGTGTINTESQVGPIGGIHMKTVGARDQGAKFFLTPAANCATAARDVPDGLTLVEIRTMDDAMDALADIREGDLDRLDECGE, encoded by the coding sequence ATGCCACGCCGCACGGCGACGTTGCTCGCCTCCACCGTGACGCTGCTCGCCATCCTCGTCGCCGGGGTCTTCATCCCCGTGCCCTACGCGGAGATGTCGCCCGGGCCCACGGTGAACACGCTGGGGGACCACGACGGCGAGCCCGTGCTGCAGATCGACGACCGCAAGACGTACCCGACGAGTGGCAATCTCAACATGACGACGGTCCGTGTGACCGGCGCCGACTACAAGATGAACCTCGTCGAGGCCGTCTACGGCTGGCTCTCGCCCGACGACGCGGTGGTGCCGCACGAGTCGCTGTACCCGGACGACAGCACCGCCGAGGAAGTCGACCAGCAGAACGCCGAGCAGTTCACCGCCTCCCAGGAGAGCGCCAAGGTCGCCGCGCTGGAGGAACTGGGCATCGACTTCACCACCCGCGTGATCGTGGCGTCCGTGGTCGCGGGCGGCGCCGCGCAGGGCACGCTGCACGCCGGTGACGTGATCAAGGCCGTCGACGGCGAGCCCGTCGACGGCCCCGGCGACGTGGTCGAACTGGTCACCAGCCGCAAGCCGGGCGAGAAGGTCACGTTCCGGGTCGTCCCCGCGGACAAGGCCGAGAAGGCCGAGAAGAACGGCGAGGACCCCCGCAAGCTGCCGGGCGAGGAGGTCACCGTCACCACCCGGCCGTCCGACCAGGAGCCCGGCAAGGCCATGGTCGGCATCACGGCGGGCACCGCGCACACCTTCCCGTTCGAGATCGACATCAAGCTCGCCGACGTCGGCGGCCCCAGCGCGGGCCTGATGTTCGCGCTCGGCATCGTCGACAAGCTCACCAAGGGCGACCTCACGGGCGGGGAGTTCGTCGCCGGCACCGGAACGATCAACACCGAGAGCCAGGTCGGGCCGATCGGCGGCATCCACATGAAGACCGTCGGCGCCCGCGACCAGGGCGCGAAGTTCTTCCTCACGCCGGCGGCGAACTGCGCCACGGCCGCCCGGGACGTACCCGACGGGCTCACGCTCGTCGAGATCCGGACGATGGACGACGCCATGGACGCGCTGGCGGACATCCGCGAGGGCGACCTCGACCGGCTCGACGAGTGCGGGGAGTAG
- a CDS encoding PPA1309 family protein has product MSNSPTGGPPLAADPLTRAVLELDEYASGFGWDRPPRLFALVDTAQLRAQEPGLARRLDLDTADGSGDPGAGPPAQVSYTPIEQQELPEGQPLDEFLGTIAWPDAVGGCALTVERLMLPPAAEADVPDGLDEAGLTAWVAEHPRREEVRMTVAVLRDGSREAALRLRSKDAPTEVLTGPDLVPGLARALAATFD; this is encoded by the coding sequence ATGTCCAACTCTCCCACCGGCGGTCCACCCCTGGCAGCCGACCCGCTGACTCGCGCGGTCCTGGAGCTTGACGAGTACGCGTCCGGTTTCGGCTGGGACCGGCCGCCGCGGCTCTTCGCCCTCGTCGACACCGCGCAGTTGCGCGCGCAGGAGCCGGGGCTCGCCCGGCGGCTGGACCTCGACACTGCCGACGGCTCCGGCGACCCGGGCGCCGGGCCCCCGGCGCAGGTTTCGTACACGCCCATCGAGCAGCAGGAACTCCCCGAGGGGCAGCCGCTCGACGAGTTCCTCGGCACCATCGCCTGGCCCGATGCGGTCGGCGGCTGCGCGCTCACGGTCGAGCGGCTGATGCTCCCGCCGGCGGCGGAGGCCGACGTGCCCGACGGTCTCGACGAGGCGGGGCTCACCGCCTGGGTCGCGGAGCACCCGCGGCGCGAGGAGGTCCGCATGACGGTCGCCGTGCTGCGCGACGGCAGCCGGGAGGCCGCGCTGCGGCTGCGCTCGAAGGACGCCCCCACCGAGGTGCTCACGGGGCCGGATCTGGTGCCGGGGCTCGCCCGGGCGCTGGCGGCGACGTTCGACTGA
- a CDS encoding SDR family oxidoreductase has product MSSPEPNVRAARKATDGAVADEPAPGAWRPVVAVTGAAAGIGALVTERLAASDEVKQVVAIDERRGELPEAHWHVLDVRDPAIADKLRGTDVVVHLALDLDLETDATARTAYNVRGTQTVLTAAAAAGVRRVVLCTSAMVYGALPDNPVPLAEDAELRATEEATGVGDLLEMERLGRRAPRAHPGLNVTVVRPAAVVGGVDTPLTRYFESPRLLVVKGTRPCWQFCHVDDLAAALVFAALEKAEGELAVGCDGWLEQEEVEELTGIRRMELPSAVALGAASRLHRLGLTPSPAGDLAYTMYPWVVSGSRLHDAGWRPQHTNEEVLAELLDEVSGRHTVAGRRLGRKDAAAAGAAGAAGATVALLGTAAVVRRVRKARRGKI; this is encoded by the coding sequence CCCCGGAACCGAACGTTCGCGCAGCGCGAAAGGCCACCGACGGGGCCGTGGCCGACGAGCCCGCCCCGGGCGCGTGGCGCCCCGTCGTCGCCGTCACCGGGGCGGCGGCCGGCATCGGCGCCCTGGTCACGGAGCGACTGGCGGCCTCCGACGAGGTCAAGCAGGTCGTCGCCATCGACGAGCGGCGGGGCGAGCTGCCCGAGGCCCACTGGCACGTGCTGGACGTGCGGGACCCCGCGATCGCCGACAAGCTGCGCGGCACGGACGTCGTGGTGCACCTCGCCCTCGACCTGGACCTGGAGACCGACGCCACGGCCCGTACGGCGTACAACGTACGTGGTACGCAGACGGTGCTCACCGCCGCCGCGGCGGCCGGTGTGCGCCGCGTCGTCCTCTGCACCTCCGCGATGGTCTACGGGGCCCTGCCCGACAACCCCGTCCCGCTCGCCGAGGACGCCGAGCTGCGCGCCACCGAGGAGGCCACCGGCGTCGGCGACCTGCTGGAGATGGAGCGCCTGGGCCGCCGCGCGCCCCGCGCACACCCCGGGCTGAACGTCACCGTCGTACGCCCCGCGGCCGTCGTCGGCGGCGTCGACACCCCGCTGACCCGGTACTTCGAGTCGCCGCGGCTGCTCGTCGTCAAGGGCACCCGGCCGTGCTGGCAGTTCTGCCACGTCGACGACCTGGCCGCCGCGCTGGTGTTCGCGGCGCTGGAGAAGGCCGAGGGGGAACTGGCGGTCGGCTGCGACGGGTGGCTGGAGCAGGAGGAGGTCGAGGAGCTGACCGGCATCCGGCGCATGGAGCTGCCGTCGGCCGTCGCGCTCGGCGCCGCCTCCCGGCTGCACCGCCTCGGGCTCACGCCGTCGCCGGCCGGCGACCTGGCGTACACGATGTACCCGTGGGTCGTCAGCGGCAGCCGCTTGCACGACGCGGGGTGGCGTCCGCAGCACACGAACGAGGAAGTGCTCGCCGAACTGCTGGACGAGGTCTCCGGCCGGCACACGGTCGCGGGCCGGCGGCTGGGCCGCAAGGACGCCGCCGCCGCGGGCGCCGCCGGTGCCGCCGGTGCGACGGTCGCGCTCCTGGGCACGGCCGCGGTCGTACGCCGGGTGCGCAAGGCGCGACGCGGCAAGATCTGA
- a CDS encoding molybdenum cofactor biosynthesis protein MoaE, with protein sequence MADTPQHPGEQAAADPVRLVAVREAPLSLDEVFAAVGDPAAGGTALFVGTVRDHDRQAASERVQDVTALGYSCHPTAEAEMRRVAEKVAAGYPVRALAAVHRVGELAVGDLAVVVAVSCPHRAEAFEACRSLVDTLKREVPIWKHQKFTDGTEEWVGAG encoded by the coding sequence ATGGCAGACACCCCGCAGCACCCGGGCGAGCAGGCCGCCGCGGACCCCGTGCGCCTCGTCGCCGTCCGCGAGGCGCCGCTGTCGCTCGACGAGGTCTTCGCCGCCGTCGGCGATCCCGCCGCGGGCGGCACGGCGCTCTTCGTCGGCACGGTCCGTGACCACGACCGGCAGGCGGCCTCCGAGCGCGTCCAGGACGTGACCGCGCTGGGGTACTCGTGCCATCCCACCGCGGAGGCCGAGATGCGCCGGGTCGCGGAGAAGGTCGCGGCCGGCTATCCGGTGCGGGCCCTGGCCGCCGTCCACCGCGTGGGCGAACTGGCCGTGGGGGATCTCGCCGTCGTCGTCGCCGTCTCCTGCCCCCACCGCGCGGAGGCGTTCGAGGCCTGCCGTAGCCTGGTCGACACCCTCAAGCGCGAAGTTCCCATCTGGAAACACCAGAAGTTCACCGACGGGACAGAGGAATGGGTAGGCGCTGGTTGA